The nucleotide window GGGAGTTTAACGCAGGATTGCGCAGCACAAGTCAATCACGTGGCTTGGATCAcggaatagcctttatttgtcacgtatacattacagcacagtgatatttgttcttcgcatatacatatatatatgtatatatatatggagcacagagggttaagggcctttctcaagggcccaaaagtgtcAGCTTGAGATACCAGGGCTTAACTTTTGCATAAAAACGCCATCTTggtggtaaaataaataaataaaaaagcctgTAGTATTATAGAAAcgattgatggaaaatgtagccaatgagtacaggattctaacgatatgtGGGAGGGGTTTATTTCTGTGACGTACCAGGAAGTGGATGCAGCTCTCTGTTTTGCATAAACAGCTGTTTCCAGCTCGTACTAACTGTTGctttgtttacaaacaaagaaaaaaatggacagacaaaaaaaggttGTTTAATCGGAGATTTGCACAAACCAatgatgtggaaaatattcttgggggcggagtaacaacagagacctggagatctgcatggagatggACAATCTGAGCCTATTTTATATCTTTGTTACAATATATCTTCCTTTACAGTTTTAGACGATTTTATACGTTTTATTGcacgtttgtttttataagagtaATGcttagaaagtgtgtgtgtattgttgagattgAATGGCTGGACATCAATATGATTGGCCATGACTTTAAAACAACAGCTTTTCTGGCTACCTGGCCTTCAATATAAATGCCAACTCAATATCAATAGCCGAAGATGTATAACAATAGTGTTAACGTCAAGCCATTCATTTTACAAATGCacctttttttacttaagtgttGAGAGTAGTAGCTTTTTGCAGTGTGTCCCTACACTGACCAGGCCAGTGATCAGGCATAGCATTATAACCAGGTGCTTAATATTGTTTTggccccccttttgctgccaaaacagtcctgaccctttcacttcttcagcaatttgagcttcAGTAGtttgtctgttggattggacaaCATGGACCAGCCTTTATTCCACAACTAACACCcactaacaagtgccatgatgaagattatctgttattcactcaccgatcataatgttatgcgtGGTCGGTTTATATAGACCATTTCAAGgaagaaaacaataataaacgcATTGCGATGATTTTACGCATGTCTGGTCCTGAAGCATTTCCAGTGCCACCATTTTAAAGCATGgattgtgaaaataaaatgagtaaCACATACAGAACAATTGcagtatttatataattaaaaaacagaTGAAAACATTGATTTACCAGACCCCTTCAATCAGACAGGCAACAACTTTCACTCAGGACAATGCTTACCTAAAGTATGGTCTCCAGATGTGTATTATTAGCTTGTTGAGACCGAGGTAAAGTCTTATCAGTGTCTGGATGCCATCAATTATTCCTTAGCAACAAACAgcagaatttatatatatatatatatatatatatatatatatatatatatatatatatatatatatatatatatatacagtacagaccaaaagtttggacacaccttctcattgaaagagttttctttattttcatgactatgaaaattgtagagtcacactgaaggcatcaagggctatttgaccaagaaggagagtgatggggtgctgcgccagatgacctggcctccacagtcaccggacctgaacccaatcgagatggtttaggggtgagctggactgcagagtgaaggcaaaagggccaacaagtgccaagcatctcgggaactccttcaagactgttggaagaccatttcaggtgactacctcttgaagctcatcaagagaatgccaagagtgtgcaaagcagtaatcaaagcaaaaggtggctactttgaagaacctagaatatgacatttttcagttgtttcacacttttttgttatgtatataattccatatataattccacgtgttaattcatagttttgatgccttcagtgtgaatctacaattttcatagtcatgaaaataaagaaaactctttgaatgacaaggtgtgtccaaacttttggtctgtactgtatatattatactatataggCTATAacttgagctacagtagctcattTGTTGCGTGCATCAATATCAATTGGCCATCCAGGActctgtcactggttcaccgctgttccttcctttgaccacttttgataaatactgtatgtatgtaggtactgtatgtatgtaggtgtgtTACTTTGCCTTCAAATGATCTAGAAGTCATGCAAATGACTAAACATAATCAGATTTTAAAGTCTATTAATATGCAAATTCCAATCTGTGGGATTTGTATGTCACATGAATTCAGATTGAGGTCCCATAAAGTCAATATGAGTATTAATCTGGTCAAAAAGTCTCTAAATTATCAAATTCCAGAGTAACGTTTGATATTTTTGGACATTTTATTCGGCTGAAATATGCTACAGTACAGTCTTTGTCTATGGAGAAGTTACTATTTAAAACAAGCACAATCTAACAATTTGTTTTGTTCATATTCTGTCACAGTCTGTCTGAGCGTTAAAGGCTTAAACTTGTATTGTTAAGCATTTGATTATTtgcctaaaacaaaaaaaaaaggtgttaaaaccatctaatttaaaaagaaaataattataattgcaGATCTGTTAAACATACAAAATACACTACTGGACTGGCCTTTCCATAACTTTATTGTATATGTTGACATTGTGAGCTTAAGCAAGGCAGCTCTGTAAAACCTTTACTACAGTGGGATAATATGAACTGCTTTgaggtgaaaaaataaaaaggtaggagttttcacattttcacagcgAACGCATAGCCTTAATTCAACTCTTTATTCAAAACAGGACCTATCAAAAGGTAATGATTTTGCCAGCATAATATCCAGATTTGCCTTCATTAAGAGACAGAGGCAGGAAAATACTGACAGAGTGCACTTGACTGAAAGACAAGCTGACTGagaaaactaaaacacacacgaaatgaagaaatgaataaacagaacaaattctttaaaaaaaaaaaaaaaaagattgtaatCAGACCAttactacagaaataaatagatcacTAATGAAACCCAGAATTAGCACATTTAGatgatttgatcattttaacCATTTTGATGAATGCATGTAAGAAGATTCCATTTTATTGCTGCTGGTAAACTgttgaaaaaatgtatttttggaaaaaagaaTGGCAGCAACATTTTTTAGCATTTACATTACAgtcttttttgcatttacatgtTTTCAGAATGAAGAGTAAAGCCCAAGCCTACGTGCTGCCTCAGACTTCTTTGGACATTTGAGCTGGGGGAAGGGATAGTATGAACTCACAGGTGTATGAGAGGACCGGTAGCTCCCACAACTCGACTGTCTGGCAACCACTGCAGGAGCAGAGAACTTCCTGAAGCCCTCAGATTCACAATCCTCCTGCATTTTGCTGCATACATGATTTCTATTTTCATAACCTTCACAGTCCTCAGATAACAAATCACTTAAATCTGTGACCTCCACACTGTGCACAGTGATATCTGTTGAGGTTGAGTCTCCAGTGCTGTTTTTATGGTTGCTTGGTTGAAACCGATTGGTGTCAGGAATCGAGCAGGCCCTGCGGTACAGTCCCAGGTGTGTGCGCCACGTGGCGTTGTCTAGATCCCTTACAAAGTCAAACTGAGTTTCTTGGACAGATGCCTGCCTCATAAGGGGGTGTCGAGCCTGTCGCATGGGAACCACGTTGACCAGAGATTTGCCAGCGATCTCCTCATTGGTGGATGCAGCTGGATTGAAAAATAGGTCATAGAAAGATATTATGGTTAAAGATCACACAATAACAAGAAATTGTCCCCGACCTAGAATATACAGGAGTGCAAGTTTGCATAACATTCTTAAAGTCaatgaaaatgcatttaaagGATTTGAAGATTAGTTTCAGTAAAACAAAGTCAATTGTTcataattgtgtgtattttaatattaaaagtaCACCCATGAAttcaatgttttgttgtttgcactttttatgctttctaattaattatttactaCATAACTAACATTTTTTACTTGACCATTCAGACTCAACTGATAATGTTTTATCTGCAgcgaaatgtatttttatatattatatatatatatatatatatatatatatatatatatatatatatatatatatatatatatatatatataaatacacataactGGTAT belongs to Silurus meridionalis isolate SWU-2019-XX chromosome 4, ASM1480568v1, whole genome shotgun sequence and includes:
- the LOC124383877 gene encoding TBC1 domain family member 30-like, whose protein sequence is MASACCPHWPCPCDQLLKSAQFRQETSSEEEEPTDTTCVPTNMDIALLKEQYNSIREKQKRETRVICFAKAASTNEEIAGKSLVNVVPMRQARHPLMRQASVQETQFDFVRDLDNATWRTHLGLYRRACSIPDTNRFQPSNHKNSTGDSTSTDITVHSVEVTDLSDLLSEDCEGYENRNHVCSKMQEDCESEGFRKFSAPAVVARQSSCGSYRSSHTPVSSYYPFPQLKCPKKSEAARRLGLYSSF